In Quercus robur chromosome 11, dhQueRobu3.1, whole genome shotgun sequence, the sequence agagaaggaaatgcTTCCTTCCTGTAACAAAGCCTGATTGACTATGTGGGGGAATTAGTTATAAGAATttgtttatatgtgtgtgtgtgtgtgtgtgtatatatatatattgaatgaaCACCTCACTACTTGAAATAATAAGATATACATGTCATTGAcgtaaatttgttaaaatgtaGGAATCTGTCTTTTGTAGTCATTTGGTTGGACAAGACTATGTTGTTGGACAAATTGTTGAGACAAATCAGGTATACATATTCCTTGTGATTTTTGCTACAACTTGAACCtatatttttcctaattttttttttttatacatatatttatatttggtgGCATATTTGCAGGTTTCAGTAGCTCTTGATGATAATTTATAATCCTTGAAGAACACTATATTGGAGActttttgaattatatttttgcaAAGCATGTCTTAGTTGGCAAGCTAGTCCATatttttggacaattttttGTATAGCCAGTGGACAATATATGATACATGCAAATGATAGTTAGTGGACAACAACATATTGGACAATTTGTTAGAAATAATATCTAACAATTTTTGTAACTAATGAAGCTACTCAAACATGTTAGGTTCTATATTTGCATGTTTGAGTAGCTTCTAGTTAGGCACTAATGATATATGTAAAATGACATATTTTTAGATGCAATGAAAATGTACATTTCTATATGTTAAGATCCAAATGTGCATAACTGCATATTATGTAATGAAAAAGTTTTGTACATGCCTTTTTTGTTTCATTGCTAAGTGGTGttcatttttggattttatgttTCAAGATGACTTTATTTCATGCTTCAGAATCTATAAACTAGAACAAATTGATATATTATAAAAGCTTTATAACTTTTTAGATTGCATGTTATGTTTGCAACTTCTTCAAAACAAGTGAATAATTCACTGTTAGCAACTTCTCTCACTTTTAGCATAATTCACTGTTGGTAGAGGTGAAAAATTGAAGCAAATATCTCCCACTTTTCAGCAATGATATTTGCATTATGCCTTAAGTTGTGCTCATCTCTAAGAATATCAGTTAACACACATTCCATATACAAAGtccaaaggaaatttttttttatttttggttaaaagacaataacattaaaataaaaagctacatccagtTCAATACAAAGTTTGTTAAAAAATACACCATTACAGAAATCCTCCAAAGCCTTAGCTAAGTCCACAGGTGGACTTGTAAACAAAATGAAATCTAGTTCTTGGTCAGCACCTATTCTAGCTATCAAATCAGCGCCTATTCTAACTCAACAATAAGGCAAGGCATACATAAACTCGTGGATTTCGTGGTGAAGTCACACAATTTCATAAACTCCAATGTTTGGTTGTGGATCTCCATAGgcagatttggatttggatttttccTGTTGAAGACGTATGAATTTTTGCTCTTCCATATACTCCACACAGCAAAGTTGAAATAACTTTTGTCTTCTCGTTCATTTTCAGttcttggttttcttttcattttcctgCTTACCCTTGTCATCCCATTCCCTATATGTTGAAATAatcatgataaaaaaaaaaaaaaaaaaattaaacatcttATAGATGCAAACATTACATGATATGACatatatgataaaaaataataaatataataaggcCAATGGTGAATATAGTTTTCAAACATAACTAATTAAGGGATAAAAGCAATATGAGAGCTTCTAAACCATAGTATAGAAGCTTGTATTAGCTATTCCCTTTCTACTAAAATACAGTACTCAAACCACATGTGCATGTCAAATAgcccatggtttttttttttttttttggataatgggAGTTATATATAAATGAACATGTAGCACTCAAATTTGTAACATTATGAAGTCTGTTACAAAGTTTAGTGCAAAATTTCACAAAGGAAAATCTAGCAATGCTATTTTATACATTATGGTTCTTGATTAGTGTTTTCTCTAGTTTGATTTAGACTTTAATCTATTCAAAGaaacttattttaacatttacaaagcaaaaaagaaagtttgaaCTTTATACCACCTTTAAGCCTTTATAGACCTCTAGCatcaacaattttcaaaatttcaattacGACAATAGATTAGACAAAATAACATGACTTAGCACCTTTAAGCCTTTGACAATTGTGATCACAGTACATTAAACAATGTTTTTCTTAACAGCTTGTATCACTCAGCTTGGTATTTGCTTTCCATAACAAAGGCTGCAAACGTAAGAGCTACTATTAAGAACAAGTGCAGCGACTTTGTCTTTCAAAATACAAAGTACAAGACTTCACAAATTGCCGGATAAATGATTAGGAATTTCAACTAAGCCATCCAAACATAACAGCCTATTGCATTTTGGTTACCCATTCAATCATTGCATAGTGCATAATGCATTTACatataatacaaatatatatatatatatatatatatatattttatcaaacTACTAATTAACACATCACAATTTTAATGTCTACCCACAAACTATGAAAAACCACATATTATTTAAGCATGAGTTTTGAAACCATTCCCCTAAGTCTGCTCTGAATTATGCAGTAACATGAAGTATTGGCTAATTGTTTCTGCTTTAACACAAGTCTGTAATGGCCTTTCAATTATcctgtcaattttttattttcattctcattATGTTCTTTGTAATCCTACCTAAAACCCCACCCAGCAAGCAAGGAACTCCACCATCAAATCCTCCTCCAAGAATCCGGCCACCCTCCTTCACAACTTCTAGTATCCCTACCCAATTACCACCGGTAAAAAAAGTTTAGCCACAACAAACCCAACTACCACTGATAATCACTACCAACAAAAACTGATAGGAAAATTAAATAGATAGTACAACATCAGTTTCAGACACAATTCCACCGATACTAGGGGCTACAAAACTCAAGTAAAATCAGGAAAACACCAATATTCAAACTTTGAAAATCAATCACAAACAATGAACAACAATAGAAATAACAAAACCATGcataaaaatctcaaatttgttAATGGAAAACAAACCTCGAAAAAGGTTAAGCAGTCGCCTTTCTCTTCGTCATAGTCATTACCGCGAACGAAATCATCTTTGTGATGGGGATAACTGCAAAAAGAATCGTCTTTATCTTCGTCACTAATATAACCACGAAAataatcatcttcatcacacaGGGAGGGATTGCCACAAAAAGAAGGGTTTGGAGGGGTAGTTCTCAGCGGCGACATTGTGGGTGAGGGATGGGAACGATAGAATGAGGGATTCGATGGGTGGAATGGTGGAGAGTGGTGGATGGGTGGGATCGTCGGAGACAAGAGACAAATCGGGGGGACCGGTGGAGGTAGATTGGTTGGTGGAGTTTGGGGCTGAAAACGATTGAATATAGGGAGAAGGGTCTGGAACAAAACAGAGATGGGAGCCGATTTTCtttgaaggagagagagagagagagagagagagagagagagaaaggactgatggttttaataaaaaaaatataacggGAGAGTGCCTAAACGTTTGGGTTAACAGAGTTCACTTGAATTTGAGTTTTAATGAGTAGGACAGGTGTCATCTTCTCCTTTTGACACCTCACGGTTTGGAGAGAGTTCCTGCAACTCAGTTTGCAGAGAAACTTTCTCCTAAATAATATGTCTCGGCAGTATTGTAAAACGGATATTAATGTAGCAATGTCTCTACCAacgaaagaaaaaggaaatcgCGCACGTCAGCCACCAGGTCACTAGTTCGAGCCTAcgcctttttaaaattttattttaaccctTAGCATCTTATATAGAACTTATAACCCTAGCCGCCACTCACCAAATCCTCTCTCCCTTTCACAAACACACGCCCCTCAGTCCCTCACCCAATTTTCTCTCCGTCTCCAACACCGATTCGGTCTCTTCGTTTCTTGCTATAGTATGTCTTCTCCTTGATTTTGTCTCTCATACCAAATCACCCATGCTTGTACCGATTCGGTCTCTTCGTTTCTTGCTATGGTATGTCttcttcttgattttgtttCTCTCATCCCAGATCACCCATGCTTGTACTGGGATTACATGGGTTTTGTGTGATCCCGTGATGTTTGTTTTAAATAAACTTTGTAGCTGCTAATCTTAGTTTgtgttttatggtttttaatgTGTTGCTCTGTATTTTGTCTTGCCTATGAACAAGACATGAACATTGCTGTTTGCACTACCACTGTACCACACATTCCAGCTAAGAATTTTAGGCgttagaaattaaaatatctGTAATTGTTGTACTAAGTTTTAGTGTTTTACCCACAAAGGAGGGAAAATAATTAAGCAGACATGGCAGACAGTGTTGTGAGTTTCCTGTTGCAGAACCTGACTCAGTTGCTTACCCAAGAATCAAAATTGCTAGGTGGAGTTAAGGATCAAGTCAGATCACTTAAGAACGAGCTGTCTCTGATCAACCGCTTCCTCCAAAAATCTGAAGGCAAACGACACGACGAATTGGTGAAGGAGGTAGTCAGCCAAATTAGGGACGTAGCCTATGAGGCTGAGGATGTTATTGATACATACATCATTACTGTGGCAGAGCGCAGGAGAAGAAGCAAGCTGAGGAAGTTAATCCCTTCATGTGACCGAGCAATTACGTTTCACGATGTTGCAAGCAAGATAGAGACCATCAAGTTCATCAACAAGGAAATTAACGACAATAGGAGCAAGTACGGCATAGAAATTGCGGAATCATCCGGAGGAGATGCAGAAGCAGAGGAGATACTGCACAGGCGCAGGAAACATGTTGAGGAAGATCAAGTAGTGGGCTTAGCTCATGACGCTGAGGTATTGATGAAGGAGCTTATGGAAGGGAGTTCGCAACGGAATGTTGTTTCAATCATTGGCATGGGTGGCTTAGGCAAAACCACTCTTGCTAGGAAGATCTACAATAACAATGATGTCAAGAATTACTTTGATTTCCGTGGGTGGGTTTATGTCTCTCAAGAATATAGAATCAGAGAGCTGTTGCTTGAAATTTTGAAGGGACTGACACCACTACCAAGAGTGATGTTGAGAGCtgaattgaaagagaaattacTCCACGGTTTGTATGCTACGTATAGCTCGAATAACAATAAATTGAAAGGGAGAATAACTGAAGACTTGAAACGTTTCAAAGAAATGAATGAACGTTTCAAAGAAATGAATGATGAAGAATTCGGAAAGGCATGGTCTGAATTCTTGGAAGGCGTACAAGACCATAATGATTTGAAAAATTcgttgtcaaattttgtgcaaGATTTTTACTGCGAGAATGGAGTAAAATTGAGAGCtgaattgaaagaaaaattactCCACGGTTTGTATGCTACGTACAACTCGAATAACGATAAATTGAAAGGGAGACTAACTGAAGACTTGAAACGTTTCAAAGAAATGAATGATGAAGAATTCAGAGAGGCATGGTCTGAGTTCTTGGAAGGCGTACAAGACCATAATGATTTGAAAAGTTCGTTGTCAAATTTCGTGCAAGATTTTTACAGCGAGAATAGAGTAAAATTGAAAGATATGACTGAGGATGAATTGAGAAGCGTGCTGCTTGAAAGCTTGAGAGACAAGAGATACTTACTTGTTATGGATGACATTTGGAATTCTGAAGTATGGAATGAGGTAAGTACTGCATTTCCTAATAACTCAAATAGGAGTAGAATATTGATCACTACCCGAATAAAAGAAGTATCATTACATGCAAGTAGTGTTAATAATAGTGTTCATCCTATTcccccttatgaactcccactTCTTGAAGAAGATAAAAGTTGGGAACTCTTCTCTAAAAAGGTGTTTTGGGGAGGTGCCTGTCCTCCAGAACTAGAAACTCTAGGTAGACAACTTGTGAAAAGTTGCCATGGATTACCACTTGCTATTGTGGTATTGGGAGGTCTTTTGGCATGTAAGGAGAAAACACATCATATATGGTCAAAATATATCGGTCATGTCAATTCGTATTTGACTGATAATAGATCAAGATGCATAGACATATTGGCTCTAAGCTACAATCACTTACCCCGACGCTTGAAACCATGCTTTCTATATTTTGGTATCTACCCAGAAGACTTTGAGATACCAGTGAGGCAACTAATCCGACTTTGGATAGCCGAGGGATTCATATGGCAAAGTGGGAACAGAAATATAGAGGATGTTGCTGAAGACTACTTGGAGGATCTCATTGATCGAAGCTTGATTCAAGTGGCAACAAAAAGGTTAAATGGAGGAGTCAAAACATGTCGTATCCATGATCTTCTACGAGACCTCTGTATATCGGAGAGTTCCGAAGAGAAGTTTCTTGAGGTTCATTCAAATGTTAACCTTTCACCCATAGGCAAATCTCGCAGAATTTCCATCCACTATGGCAACAATCCATACATTTCTTCTGGCCCTTGTAAGCATTCAAATAGTCGTTCTATAATAGGCTTCAGGGGTGGTGTTGAGCTCAAGAGTCCTCCTGATAATTGCTACTTGGAATGGATTTGCAAAAGTAACAATTTGGTTCGGGTGGTAGAGCTCAGTAATATGGGCATTTGTTGCTTAATCCCCAAGGGGATTGAAAAGCTGGTCCTTTTGAGGTACTTAAGCATCGCATCTGGTAAGCTTCATGTCATTCCAGATTCCATATGCAACCTTTGGAATCTAGAGACGTTGGACATGAGAAATTCTACAGTGGAAACAAAATGCTTGCCCAAGTGGATATGGAAGTTACAAAGATTAAGACATTTGTACCTGGATGGGCCAACATCTCTACctagaactaaaaaaaatacaacggCTTTACCCAATCTTCAAGTCCTTACTGGTATAGCTATAAATGAAGACACTGAGAGTCACTTTTCCAAGGCCAGATTTCCTAATCTAAGAAAATTAGGATTGTATTCTTCAAGATTGGTAGAGTCAGGGATTTTGTCAAGCCTCCTTCCCTTGTGTCATCTACAAACTTTGAAGATTTATAATCTTAATGAGATTTCATCAAGTCCTACTTCAATTTTGTTGACCCTCATAAAAATAACTTTAGTAGATTCAGCCTTAGTAGATTCAGCCTTCATGGGAGTGATGGGTAGCCTTCCCAAACTTCGAATACTCAAAGTAATTGGAAGAGCTGCCGCTGACTATGAATTCATCAGTAATGTCCTCATATGCGATGAAAGAAGTTTTCAGCGACTTGAAGTCTTTAAAATGGCAAGTCTGACCCTTTTTGAATGGAAATTGGGGCAAGGTGCAATGCCAAACCTTCAACGTTTGGTCATCGAAAGGACCTTTTGTATGCTCCCGGACGAACTATGGTGCTTGAGTGCCTTGCGGGATGTGGAAGTTTTACATCCCGATCCAGAATTGGCAAGGAGGCTTCGACAGTTGCAGATGAGGGATGGATGTAAGCTCCATGTCTATCCACCTCTCGACCAAGAGAGTAGAATTTTTACATCCCAATCCACATTTGGCAGTGCGGCTTCGATAGTTGCAGATGCGGCTTCCATAGTTGCAGATGAGGATTGGACAGATGTAGATGAGGCTGGCAGATGAGGGAGAGGCTTCGACAGTTGCAGATGAGGGATGGATGTAAGCTCCATGTCTATCCAAATAATTGAGAAAAAGTTGATTGGTTGTGCTATGCTTTGGTGCGGGGCTGGGTCCTGCGGGGTCAATGGTCGTTTGCTTTGTCGTTCATTCGTGTTTTGATGGTATGATATGATATCACATGTACTTGttaccccccttttttttttaattccctaaTTTCGTTGATTTTTGgattatttgtaatttggtataaaatagtttgtgtaacaagtattttttatttatttcctaaTTATCCAAGCTTTTAAGCCTTTattgctattttctttttctttttctttttctttttcttttttaaatcctttataataatttattgtgTTTATGGTGATATATCCATTTTGGTTTGAAGGAAGTTAATTAAAATGTTTAGTAAGTCTATGTTTGGGCTTGATTATATTATGTGTTTGTTTAGGTGACTCACTAGCGGTTCGTTTGGATacaattgaaaactaaaaaatattgtaacaaaataatttttaaatgtgtgcaTAGTATCATgggaccaatttttaatgaaaaagttgttgaaaagtgaaatttgtgggtccataaaCAGTACACAATGTGCACTGATTGGttgaaaaaagtgagaaaagtcAAACCTTGCGGCTACTGTTtattgaacagtgcatgaacagtagccataAGTCTCacaaacgcgtgaaaaaaaaaaaaaaaacagacgtAGACGTGCTGGGttttcagcccaatccaaacgtaGCCTAAGACTcacaaataatagaaaaaataagtaatatgcTGGATTACAAGTGCATCACAAGCAgacactatataaatatatattatatctaaTATATAATCTAATCTCATCTAATGTCCAATAGAATCTAAttttaactccaattttttgttatgtcccaaaatttctcaatttgTGTCAAAATGGGTTACCATGCCACGAATATTCATCCTGGTGAATAAATCATGTCTGGATTTCTCTTCGAAACGAAAATAAAGACGGTAGAGTTATCTTCTTCTACACACCTGTTCATCCCCAGCTAGATTCTAAAACTAAAGCAAATTAGAAATGTCTAGCGGGTTGAAAATTACAGTCCTACACAACTAACGGTACATATTAGCACCAATTATTTACATCACTGCCATAACCGAGGAGTCAGACTCAAGAGTCCAATGGAAAAGGCCTCAAAGAGTGAAAACCTCCTGGCTGCTCCTCCTGATAAAACCATATTTTTCACATACCCACGTTAACAAGGATCAAATTTCTCAGGTACTTCACCCAAAACTTTTTGTTACTTGCACACAAATTGTTTGTTCAAATAGCTGAGagtgttttgttcttttttttttttttttttttagaacttaattttgctaaaattgttGGGTTAACATACCTCCTATTTATCTTTGATAGACTATCATGAAAGAAGACCTGCCTTACTTGATGGCCTATTTAGTTTCGCTATTGGTTTGGTTCTTAGATGAGTAATTGGTTCACAAGACAAAGTTGATCCAATTGTGTCTGTGATGAAGGTTGAGAAGGCTCAACTAGAATCATATGGCAGTTGAAATCCCTGAACTATATGAAGTTTTACATCCCAATCCAAAATTGGCAAAGAGGCTTCAACAGTTGCACATGAGGGATGGATGTAAGCTCCAAGTCTATCCACCTCTGAACCTAACAACTAATTGAGATAAGTAGTAGATCTGTTGTGCTATGCTTTGGCCTGAGAAGTTAACTTCAGCctttactgtttttgtttttgttctggTAAATCGGTTTTGGTTTGGAGGAAGGTATAATCTTGGGATTGGGACACTACTAAATTGAAAAGCATAATTAGTCTGTGTTTgaattcaattatattatattaatttcttaaggtttttttttcatcttataGACTTCCATCTTTTTCTGTTTATTACAACAAGTAGGAAAGGAAAGTTGAATCCATGCTACAGACGCTGGTTCTGAAATAATGTTGCTTTAACCATAAAACGCTTGCgcaaacaaaaacattaaacataATATCTAGACGCTAGTTTTGTCTTCAAGATGATTCTTCAAAGATATCTTGGAAAGGGAATGCAATGCACCAACAAATTGACTATATGTTTTGATAGTGAATTCTGCTTGTGATTGTACTCAAAGCTAGAAATTATAAgtaaactgttttttttttttaataaacataattaatagTTAACTGGTGGAATCAGTCAAGTTACTTCGTCATAATGCTATTTTTATGGATGTCTATTATTGCACTATTTtcttagactttttttttttttttttttttttttttttttttttaacaatcttCTTTCTTATGTTACTATGTATATCAATGTCTAATACTCATTTCAGATGTGTGAACCAACATGAAGATGTTCAATTGTAACTCACAAGGCTTCTTTCTATCTGCTACTGGCTAAATAATTTATGAACCAAGTAATTAATTACATTGTATGATTCCAAGAAAACTATCAAACGTGAATTGATAATTGAGCTCTGTCATTGTTGTATTAGGAGATGAAAAAGAatggaattattattttttttttggtaaaaagga encodes:
- the LOC126707216 gene encoding putative late blight resistance protein homolog R1B-16, coding for MADSVVSFLLQNLTQLLTQESKLLGGVKDQVRSLKNELSLINRFLQKSEGKRHDELVKEVVSQIRDVAYEAEDVIDTYIITVAERRRRSKLRKLIPSCDRAITFHDVASKIETIKFINKEINDNRSKYGIEIAESSGGDAEAEEILHRRRKHVEEDQVVGLAHDAEVLMKELMEGSSQRNVVSIIGMGGLGKTTLARKIYNNNDVKNYFDFRGWVYVSQEYRIRELLLEILKGLTPLPRVMLRAELKEKLLHGLYATYSSNNNKLKGRITEDLKRFKEMNERFKEMNDEEFGKAWSEFLEGVQDHNDLKNSLSNFVQDFYCENGVKLRAELKEKLLHGLYATYNSNNDKLKGRLTEDLKRFKEMNDEEFREAWSEFLEGVQDHNDLKSSLSNFVQDFYSENRVKLKDMTEDELRSVLLESLRDKRYLLVMDDIWNSEVWNEVSTAFPNNSNRSRILITTRIKEVSLHASSVNNSVHPIPPYELPLLEEDKSWELFSKKVFWGGACPPELETLGRQLVKSCHGLPLAIVVLGGLLACKEKTHHIWSKYIGHVNSYLTDNRSRCIDILALSYNHLPRRLKPCFLYFGIYPEDFEIPVRQLIRLWIAEGFIWQSGNRNIEDVAEDYLEDLIDRSLIQVATKRLNGGVKTCRIHDLLRDLCISESSEEKFLEVHSNVNLSPIGKSRRISIHYGNNPYISSGPCKHSNSRSIIGFRGGVELKSPPDNCYLEWICKSNNLVRVVELSNMGICCLIPKGIEKLVLLRYLSIASGKLHVIPDSICNLWNLETLDMRNSTVETKCLPKWIWKLQRLRHLYLDGPTSLPRTKKNTTALPNLQVLTGIAINEDTESHFSKARFPNLRKLGLYSSRLVESGILSSLLPLCHLQTLKIYNLNEISSSPTSILLTLIKITLVDSALVDSAFMGVMGSLPKLRILKVIGRAAADYEFISNVLICDERSFQRLEVFKMASLTLFEWKLGQGAMPNLQRLVIERTFCMLPDELWCLSALRDVEVLHPDPELARRLRQLQMRDGCKLHVYPPLDQESRIFTSQSTFGSAASIVADAASIVADEDWTDVDEAGR